From Mus musculus strain C57BL/6J chromosome 8, GRCm38.p6 C57BL/6J, a single genomic window includes:
- the Irx3 gene encoding iroquois-class homeodomain protein IRX-3 isoform 1 (isoform 1 is encoded by transcript variant 1) — protein sequence MSFPQLGYQYIRPLYPPERPGAAGGGGGGSSAGGRSGPGAGASELAASGSLSNVLSSVYGAPYAAAAAAAAAAQGYGAFLPYATELPIFPQLGAQYELKDSPGVQHPATAAAFPHPHPAFYPYGQYQFGDPSRPKNATRESTSTLKAWLNEHRKNPYPTKGEKIMLAIITKMTLTQVSTWFANARRRLKKENKMTWAPRSRTDEEGNAYGSEREEEDEEEDEEESKRELEMEEEELAGEEEDTGGEGLADDDEDEEIDLENLDSAAAGSELTLAGAAHRNGDFGLGPISDCKTSDSDDSSEGLEDRPLSVLSLAPPPPPVARAPASPPSPPSSLDPCAPAPAPSSALQKPKIWSLAETATSPDNPRRSPPGAGGSPPGAAVAPPTLQLSPAAAAAAAAAHRLVSAPLGKFPAWTNRPFPGPPAGPRPHPLSMLGSAPQHLLGLPGAAGHPAAAAAAYARPAEPESGTGDKKNIAVVPWKWRKSYSRQLSSRCQGGHRTIWTLLWSYQLSPRLNFSTIFKSLY from the exons ATGTCCTTCCCCCAGCTCGGATACCAGTACATCCGCCCTCTCTACCCACCCGAACGCCCGGGAGCTGCGGGCGGCGGTGGAGGCGGCAGTAGCGCTGGGGGCCGGAGCGGTCCCGGCGCCGGAGCCTCCGAGTTGGCCGCCTCTGGGTCCCTATCCAATGTGCTTTCATCAGTGTACGGGGCACCCTACGCCGCTGCCgcagctgccgccgccgccgctcagGGTTACGGCGCCTTCCTGCCCTACGCCACGGAGCTGCCCATCTTCCCACAGCtg GGCGCTCAGTATGAGCTGAAGGACAGCCCTGGCGTCCAGCATCCGGCCACGGCCGCCGCGTTCCCGCACCCGCACCCCGCCTTCTACCCCTATGGCCAGTACCAGTTCGGGGACCCGTCCCGTCCCAAGAACGCCACCCGGGAAAGCACGAGCACGCTCAAGGCCTGGCTCAACGAGCACCGCAAGAACCCGTACCCCACCAAGGGCGAGAAGATCATGTTGGCCATCATCACCAAGATGACCCTCACCCAGGTGTCCACCTGGTTCGCCAACGCGCGCCGGCGCCTCAAGAAGGAGAACAAGATGACGTGGGCTCCCCGTAGTCGCACGGACGAGGAGGGCAATGCTTATGGGAGCGAGCGGGAGGAGGAGGACGAAGAGGAAGACGAGGAAGAGAGCAAACGCGAgctggagatggaggaggaggagctcgcaggagaggaggaggacacGGGGGGCGAGGGGCTGGCCGACGACGACGAGGATGAGGAGATCGATTTGGAAAACTTAGACAGCGCGGCAGCCGGGTCGGAGCTGACCCTGGCTGGGGCGGCGCACAGGAACGGCGACTTCGGCCTGGGACCCATTTCGGACTGCAAAACTAGCGACTCGGACGACAGCTCCGAAGGCTTGGAGGACCGACCACTGTCGGTCCTGAGCCTGGCCCCACCGCCACCGCCCGTGGCCAGGGCTCCTGCATCTCCACCTTCTCCACCCTCCAGCCTGGATCCCTGCGCTCCGGCCCCGGCGCCCTCCTCCGCCCTCCAGAAGCCCAAGATCTGGTCACTGGCCGAGACGGCCACCAGCCCGGACAACCCACGCCGCTCGCCTCCCGGAGCCGGAGGTTCGCCTCCCGGCGCAGCCGTTGCGCCCCCGACGCTGCAGCTCTCGCCCGCGGCCGCTGCAGCGGCTGCAGCGGCACACAGACTCGTGTCGGCGCCGCTTGGCAAATTCCCCGCTTGGACCAACAGGCCTTTCCCAGGGCCGCCGGCCGGTCCGCGGCCGCACCCGCTGTCCATGCTGGGCTCGGCCCCACAGCACCTGCTGGGACTTCCCGGAGCCGCAGGTCATCCCGCTGCGGCCGCAGCCGCCTATGCTCGGCCTGCCGAGCCGGAGAGTGGAACAGGTGACAAGAAAAAT ATCGCTGTAGTGCCTTGGAAGTGGAGAAAAAGTTACTCAAGACAGCTTTCCAGCCGGTGCCAAGGCG GCCACAGAACCATCTGGACGCTGCTCTGGTCTTATCAGCTCTCTCCTCGTCTTAACTTTTCAACCATTTTTAAATCGTTGTACtaa
- the Irx3 gene encoding iroquois-class homeodomain protein IRX-3 isoform 2 (isoform 2 is encoded by transcript variant 2), whose translation MSFPQLGYQYIRPLYPPERPGAAGGGGGGSSAGGRSGPGAGASELAASGSLSNVLSSVYGAPYAAAAAAAAAAQGYGAFLPYATELPIFPQLGAQYELKDSPGVQHPATAAAFPHPHPAFYPYGQYQFGDPSRPKNATRESTSTLKAWLNEHRKNPYPTKGEKIMLAIITKMTLTQVSTWFANARRRLKKENKMTWAPRSRTDEEGNAYGSEREEEDEEEDEEESKRELEMEEEELAGEEEDTGGEGLADDDEDEEIDLENLDSAAAGSELTLAGAAHRNGDFGLGPISDCKTSDSDDSSEGLEDRPLSVLSLAPPPPPVARAPASPPSPPSSLDPCAPAPAPSSALQKPKIWSLAETATSPDNPRRSPPGAGGSPPGAAVAPPTLQLSPAAAAAAAAAHRLVSAPLGKFPAWTNRPFPGPPAGPRPHPLSMLGSAPQHLLGLPGAAGHPAAAAAAYARPAEPESGTDRCSALEVEKKLLKTAFQPVPRRPQNHLDAALVLSALSSS comes from the exons ATGTCCTTCCCCCAGCTCGGATACCAGTACATCCGCCCTCTCTACCCACCCGAACGCCCGGGAGCTGCGGGCGGCGGTGGAGGCGGCAGTAGCGCTGGGGGCCGGAGCGGTCCCGGCGCCGGAGCCTCCGAGTTGGCCGCCTCTGGGTCCCTATCCAATGTGCTTTCATCAGTGTACGGGGCACCCTACGCCGCTGCCgcagctgccgccgccgccgctcagGGTTACGGCGCCTTCCTGCCCTACGCCACGGAGCTGCCCATCTTCCCACAGCtg GGCGCTCAGTATGAGCTGAAGGACAGCCCTGGCGTCCAGCATCCGGCCACGGCCGCCGCGTTCCCGCACCCGCACCCCGCCTTCTACCCCTATGGCCAGTACCAGTTCGGGGACCCGTCCCGTCCCAAGAACGCCACCCGGGAAAGCACGAGCACGCTCAAGGCCTGGCTCAACGAGCACCGCAAGAACCCGTACCCCACCAAGGGCGAGAAGATCATGTTGGCCATCATCACCAAGATGACCCTCACCCAGGTGTCCACCTGGTTCGCCAACGCGCGCCGGCGCCTCAAGAAGGAGAACAAGATGACGTGGGCTCCCCGTAGTCGCACGGACGAGGAGGGCAATGCTTATGGGAGCGAGCGGGAGGAGGAGGACGAAGAGGAAGACGAGGAAGAGAGCAAACGCGAgctggagatggaggaggaggagctcgcaggagaggaggaggacacGGGGGGCGAGGGGCTGGCCGACGACGACGAGGATGAGGAGATCGATTTGGAAAACTTAGACAGCGCGGCAGCCGGGTCGGAGCTGACCCTGGCTGGGGCGGCGCACAGGAACGGCGACTTCGGCCTGGGACCCATTTCGGACTGCAAAACTAGCGACTCGGACGACAGCTCCGAAGGCTTGGAGGACCGACCACTGTCGGTCCTGAGCCTGGCCCCACCGCCACCGCCCGTGGCCAGGGCTCCTGCATCTCCACCTTCTCCACCCTCCAGCCTGGATCCCTGCGCTCCGGCCCCGGCGCCCTCCTCCGCCCTCCAGAAGCCCAAGATCTGGTCACTGGCCGAGACGGCCACCAGCCCGGACAACCCACGCCGCTCGCCTCCCGGAGCCGGAGGTTCGCCTCCCGGCGCAGCCGTTGCGCCCCCGACGCTGCAGCTCTCGCCCGCGGCCGCTGCAGCGGCTGCAGCGGCACACAGACTCGTGTCGGCGCCGCTTGGCAAATTCCCCGCTTGGACCAACAGGCCTTTCCCAGGGCCGCCGGCCGGTCCGCGGCCGCACCCGCTGTCCATGCTGGGCTCGGCCCCACAGCACCTGCTGGGACTTCCCGGAGCCGCAGGTCATCCCGCTGCGGCCGCAGCCGCCTATGCTCGGCCTGCCGAGCCGGAGAGTGGAACAG ATCGCTGTAGTGCCTTGGAAGTGGAGAAAAAGTTACTCAAGACAGCTTTCCAGCCGGTGCCAAGGCG GCCACAGAACCATCTGGACGCTGCTCTGGTCTTATCAGCTCTCTCCTCGTCTTAA